The Alnus glutinosa chromosome 3, dhAlnGlut1.1, whole genome shotgun sequence nucleotide sequence TCAACCTATTTATGAtacgtttatgacccgttaatGACCCGCAAACCTGTTTATGACCTATAAACCCGTTTATGACAATTTTATGACAcatgacacattttttaccaaattaactaaacgggttgacacgcTAACCCAACGAGTTGACACGCCAACATACATgtcaacccgaattgccaagcctctggggtattttttataagttttttaaaaaaaatttcttatatatatatatataaagaaggaaATGAGTTATAGGTGTGCTAATAGTGCTGTAGCGGGACATTGGTTTTGGACCAAACTTAAAATGGTCCAAAAATCAATACTTTGGGACAGTGATGATATGATGGGTCCAAAATCAAAACTCCATAAAGAACCAAACAGACTGAAGCAACAGTCAATCGCCGGCCTCGGAAAGTGGTTTTCCACAGCCAAATAACGTCAGCTTACTCGTCGGAATAATGCATGTCCACACACAgcaagagaggagagagagagagagagagaaaagttaGGCACAGATATATCAGCCAAAGGACAAGTTATACAACTTACACTGCCTtggaaaggggaaaaaaacaaatacagaCAAAAGAGGAAGACAAATGAAAAGGTGAGTCACAATAAATTAgtgctcagaaaaaaaaaaaaaaaaaaaaaaagtcgcaTTAAATTAGCCAAATAGGATAAGTTACAACTACCTTACCTCGTCGCATACATAGGAAAattaaaggggaaaaaaatttgaaaatctctaGCCTAGTgacataaaaggaaagctttagGAATTATGTCTCTTCAGCTCTCTTCTTTTACTGGCGAACACTTCTTCATGTCTCATTATCCAAAACCGCTCTATTTCTTCCGCTTTCCGGCCGGGAATCCGACCGGCGATCAGAGCCCACCTGTGTAATACACGTTAACAcctaaaattttgcaaataatttGCTTTATAAATGCCAAATTTCACTGAGGCAAATAATGAAAAGCGTAGGAATTActgattagaaaagaaaaatccggGAAAAACGCCAGGCCCAACCAAATGATATATGCAACATGCAACTCTTTTTTGGCCAAGTTTGAAAAAAGAACAGGAATTTGGTATGTGGTGATGCAACTCTTTGGTACTCTATCTGTCTCCATCGTCAGAATTCAGATTGGGACAGAGTTTGTTAAGAAAAGgtagccaaaagaaaaaagtattttctttttaatttgagttttttaccTGTCGCCAACAAGCTTATACATTCTACAGATGAGATCTTCTTCTTGTTCCGACATCTTTATGAACTCCCACTCTATACTGCTCACCTCTGCCAAAACGAGAAAGAGAGAACCGTTAGATATTTAACTGCAAGGGTCAATAGTAGCAACTCAGAAACGAAAATGGTGAACGAAGGGAAtaaaaggcaaaagaaaaaaagaaaaaagaggaaaaaggtgAAACCCGGAttctttgaaagaaaaaatgaaaaacaggGGAACCCAGATTGAAACATGCAGCAGGAAAAGGAAGTGAATGGAATccataaaaagagaagaaaacccaCTGAGAATTGAAGCAAACAGAAAACGACCCAGAATGGGATTTGGTACAGAAAATGAcagggaaaaatgaagggaaactCAACTCACCCTCAGAGTAACAACTACTGGTCTTGGCTTGCTTTCTGCGACGCTTATCCATAGCTTTGCAGCAATGGAAAGTTAGGAGAAAAGAGATGAACAGAAACAGAGAAACCCCGGCCCGGTAGAGTTTGTGATTCTAAGGAGGGAAAAGAATTGGCATTTAAGAGTTTCCAAAAAGGGAATTCGGGAAACGTTAATTATGGGTTTTATTGTAAGAAGAGCTTGAATGCTTGGGAACAAAGCAAAGGAAGAGGAACGGCAGGTCctaccaaacaaacaaaataaatttccGTTGACCCGTAGTTGTCCCCTCTTTAATGTAAATTTACAAGGTCAAAGACTTCGTTAGGGCACTCTAAACTGAAAGACAGCATTACCCTTTCAGTAGAGGAAGAAAATCTCAAAATCCTGATTTGGTAGGTGCAAAGTTGGGCTTTCAGGTggtaataaataaattatgtgcTTTCAGGTGGAGTGCCCAGGTTATACCCCTCTAATCTCTATGGATGCTTGTGCTTCGGGTTGGTACTGGATATCATTAGTTTGTACTTTTTGAGGCGATTAGTTTATTTCGGCTAACACTGTTCCTACCcaaatttgaattaaaatcttTCCGAATTATATATCTTCGAATGTGAGAGAATTTGGACAAGTAATTATGAAATATCATTTATGGAACTCACTTAATCATATAAGTAGTTGGacagctcaatttttatttagctAGATCGGTCATATAAGTGGTCATTCACAATCACTTgctcaaattctctcaaaattaagcaaataatttgagatgatccaacaaatttaaaccaaattgcaccTAAAAAAACATATCAAGACACCTTCTTCCTGGGAAATATCTGTTCTAGGGGTAGTAAATCGGACCATGATTCTTTAAATTTCATGCGGGTAGGTAACGAGAATCAAAGTTTGGGACACTTGAGCTCTAAATTCTCCGCTCTAAttctttatccaaaatttcatGAAATTTGGATAGAGAATTTCAATCCACGAGGATAATCCCAAGGAGATTCAAATATCAGCTCTAAGATTCGAATTCTCtttattgtaaataattttttggagtTACACTCGTCTGTGTGGAGAGAGTACTTTACATAGGTTTAAGATTTGCCCGACATAAATGAATACATAAAGTGACACCgccttaaaaaataatcaaaagattATACAGTTTTGTTTTACAGGTAGATAGagttttttatgatatttgtgagattacatggagtcattttttctttcaacactttatttttttattttttttattttttattttttattttttttttggtatgggCTAAAACCTTAGAGTACACTCTGTACCTGGCCCTCAGGTTTTTTCGCTGCCATTTTTCCGCGTTCTTGGCATAGCAAAGTGATTTTTTTCAACGACAAAAACAGCAATGATAAATAAATcttgtaatttttaagttttaatatatattaatttatactGTACGTccatttatgaattttttttttttttattttttatatccaAGTTTTATTGTTCAAATCTTTCTATACGGAATGTCTTCTTAGAGTAGATCTGACTGAAATACTGAATCTTATAATTAAGTGAGATTTGTTTTGTTCGACTGCAAGCAGTACAAGTATCCTTTCAAGTGAAATAAGGAGAAGTTATTAATtatagggataattgtaccgttggtctacgtggtatgttataattattttttacttatatggtttaaaaagtgcatgagaGATCCATGTGAGattcaataattacaaattgatccctacaatcaaattccgttaaaaattttaatagatttcgttaaatgtcacgtcagcgtcACGTGTCGCCATCTCATTGGCAACACGTAGTGctgacatgtccatcttaataaaataatataaatttattaaaaaataaataaaaatacttatttttttaaaaaaaattcaaattcaaaaaaataaaaaaaataaaaaaaaacaaaaaaagaaaaaaaaggtggcaagggggtagccacccccaaagggatggccaggccacccccagccaattgggggtggtgcgcggccacccccaggccattggagGCCACCCCTAGTAGATACAGGGGTGGCCCACCCACCCCTTACCTGCcaattttctgtttctttttttttttttttctttttttaaaaaaaattatttattaataaatttatatttttaatgaagatggacacgtgtcgccaccttattggtgacacgtggcgatGTCGTGTAGGACGAACAGATTCCGTGAaaatggtggacgaaaaatcgacccaaggagtaaaacgtaattattgcatatcacagggacctctCATGCACTTTtaaaaccatagggagtgaaaaataattatggcataccacaaggatcaACGttacaattatcccttaattatatatgtaaaagATGTGTTATACATTATTGTTTTAGcctttttaatattattttcaaaaaatgatatgGGTATGAAATCTTGTACGAAGAGAGGGTGCCAAGATAATGTAAaacttattcattaaaaattatcaattatacTACCAAAAATTTTTTGTCCTTAATTGTACTACCaggatttttattattttattatttttatttattttttatttttatccaagTTTTATTGTTCAAATCTTTCTATACGGAATGTCTTCTTAAAGTAGATCTCACCGAATCTTGTAATTAAGTGAGATTTGTTTTGTTCGACTGCAAGTAGTACAATAAGTATCCTTTCAAGTGTAttcacaaaaatataaaaaagtatcatttcaagtgaaataaggagaagttatatatatatatatatatatatatatatatatatatatgagatgtgctatatattattttttggtcttttttcaTATCATTTTTGAG carries:
- the LOC133864430 gene encoding transcription factor CPC, with amino-acid sequence MDKRRRKQAKTSSCYSEEVSSIEWEFIKMSEQEEDLICRMYKLVGDRWALIAGRIPGRKAEEIERFWIMRHEEVFASKRRELKRHNS